In the Brassica napus cultivar Da-Ae chromosome A7, Da-Ae, whole genome shotgun sequence genome, one interval contains:
- the LOC106354796 gene encoding sodium/hydrogen exchanger 6 produces MSSSELQISPAIHDPQGQEKQQQAAGVGILLQIMMLVLSFVLGHVLRRHKFYYLPEASASLLIGLIVGGLANVSNTETSIRTWFNFHDEFFFLFLLPPIIFQSGFSLQPKPFFSNFGAIVTFSVLGTFVASIVTGVLVYLGGVMFLMYRLPFVECLMFGSLISATDPVTVLSIFQELGSDVNLYALVFGESVLNDAMAISLYRTMSLVRSHSTGQNFFMVIVRFLETFVGSMSAGVGVGFTSALLFKYAGLDVDNLQNLECCLFVLFPYFSYMLAEGLSLSGIVSILFTGIVMKHYTYSNLSTNSQRFVSAFFHLISSLAETFVFIYMGFDIAMEKHSWSHVGFIFFSILFIVIARAANVFGCGYLVNLARPAHKKIPMTHQKALWYSGLRGAMAFALALQSVHELPDGHGQTIFTATTAIVVVTVLLIGGSTGTMLEALEVVGDSRDTSLGDGFEVVNNRYMTRFDDEGSPSESGFRTKLREFHKSAKSFSELDRNYLTPFFTSNNGDYDEDDDINDDQHHEERIPFTRRGNFNNRGLTF; encoded by the exons ATGTCGTCGTCGGAGCTGCAGATTTCGCCGGCGATTCACGACCCGCAGGGGCAAGAGAAGCAGCAGCAAGCCGCCGGAGTCGGGATTTTGCTCCAGATCATGATGCTCGTCCTCTCTTTCGTACTCGGCCACGTCCTTCGCCGTCATAAGTTCTATTATCTACCCGAAGCTAGTGCTTCGCTTCTCATCG GGTTGATCGTTGGTGGTTTAGCGAACGTCTCCAACACGGAGACTAGCATAAG gACATGGTTCAATTTCCACGATGAATTCTTCTTTCTGTTTCTGCTTCCGCCCATCATATT CCAATCAGGATTCAGTCTACAACCC AAACCTTTCTTTTCAAACTTTGGAGCCATTGTCACTTTTTCAGTACTTGGAACTTTTGTGGCTTCCATTGTTACTGGCGTGCTAGT GTACCTTGGCGGCGTGATGTTTCTCATGTATAGGCTTCCATTCGTTGAGTGTCTCATGTTTGGCTCTCTTATCTCAGCCACTGATCCTGTCACTGTCTTGTCTATATTCCAG GAACTTGGATCGGATGTAAATTTGTATGCCCTGGTGTTTGGAGAATCAGTTTTAAATGATGCT ATGGCCATATCTCTGTACAG GACAATGTCCTTGGTAAGAAGTCACTCAACTGGTCAGAATTTCTTTATGGTGATAGTCAGGTTTCTTGAAACCTTTGTCGGGTCAATGTCTGCAG GTGTTGGAGTTGGATTTACTTCTGCCCTC CTCTTCAAGTATGCTGGGCTGGATGTTGACAA TTTGCAGAACTTGGAGTGCTGCCTCTTTGTGCTTTTTCCATATTTCTC ATACATGCTTGCTGAAGGTCTCAGTCTATCTGGCATCGTATCGATTCTATTTACTGGGATT GTCATGAAGCATTATACCTACTCCAACTTGTCTACAAATTCTCAGCGATTTGTGTCTGCATTTTTTCATCTGATATCTTCCCTGGCAGAGACATTTGT GTTCATCTACATGGGGTTTGATATTGCCATGGAAAAGCATAGTTGGTCACACGTGGGATTCATCTTTTTCTCGATT CTGTTCATCGTAATTGCGAG GGCAGCTAATGTGTTTGGGTGTGGATATTTGGTCAACTTAGCACGACCTGCACATAAGAAAATACCTATGACGCATCAAAAAGCACTATGGTACAGTG GACTTCGAGGGGCTATGGCTTTTGCTCTTGCTCTACAATCTGTTCACGAACTCCCAGACGGGCATGGTCAAACTATTTTCACCGCAACTACAGCCATTGTTGTTGTAACA GTGTTGCTGATTGGAGGATCCACTGGTACAATGCTTGAAGCCCTAGAGGTTGTAGGCGATAGCCGTGATACATCCCTTGGTGAT GGCTTTGAAGTGGTGAACAACCGGTATATGACTAGGTTTGATGATGAAGGTTCACCATCAGAGAGTGGATTCAGGACAAAACTTAGAGAGTTCCATAAGAG CGCAAAGTCATTTTCAGAACTAGACAGGAACTACTTAACACCGTTCTTCACAAGTAATAACGGAGAttatgatgaagatgatgatattAACGATGACCAACACCATG AAGAACGGATTCCTTTTACTAGAAGAGGGAACTTTAATAACCGGGGGCTAACTTTCTGA
- the LOC106354797 gene encoding probable protein phosphatase 2C 18 yields MGLCYSVDRTTGKEPGETSSTAETADDRLGGSERWRRPRDLKGGGDVEGVQEVAGRLISNGSSEIACLYTQQGKKGTNQDAMLVFENFCSRDDTVFCGVFDGHGPFGHMVAKKVRDTLPSTLSTQLKLTSESDQNGLVNEKGTEEDEEEAQRSECVTTMDEQWCDLNPNENSDEQLLPEMYLPLKHALLKSCQQIDKDLKMHPTIDCFCSGTTSVTLIKQGEDLVVGNIGDSRAVLATRDLDNALVAVQLTIDLKPDLPSESARIQKCKGRVFALQDEPEVARVWLPNSDSPGLAMARAFGDFCLKDYGLISVPDINYRRLTERDQFIILASDGVWDVLSNKEAVDIIASAPSRSTAARALVDTAVRSWRIKYPTSKNDDCTVVCLFLQDSSVSNVVKDSHKEEESIESVSISNKVEEEEGEIVPVKEESIPKSCRTESKMMTTMTLAECISVAQDDEEWSALEGLTRVNSLLSIPRFLSGELRSSSWRKWL; encoded by the exons ATGGGTCTGTGTTATTCAGTAGATAGGACCACCGGTAAGGAACCGGGAGAAACCAGCTCCACCGCTGAGACGGCGGATGATAGATTAGGAGGCTCAGAACGGTGGCGGCGGCCGAGAGATTTAAAGGGCGGCGGCGATGTCGAAGGGGTTCAAGAGGTTGCAGGTCGGTTGATCTCGAATGGTTCGAGTGAAATTGCATGTCTTTACACACAGCAGGGGAAGAAAGGAACCAATCAAGACGCTATGCTCGTTTTTGAG AACTTTTGTTCGAGAGATGACACAGTGTTCTGTGGTGTATTCGATGGACACGGACCATTTGGTCATATGGTCGCCAAGAAAGTCCGAGATACATTGCCCTCCACGCTCTCCACCCAATTGAAACTGACCTCCGAGTCGGACCAAAACGGCTTAGTGAATGAGAAGGGTACagaggaggatgaagaagaagcacaGAGAAGCGAGTGTGTTACTACAATGGATGAGCAGTGGTGTGATTTAAACCCAAACGAGAACAGCGATGAACAACTTCTTCCGGAGATGTATCTCCCTCTTAAGCACGCTTTGCTCAAGTCCTGTCAGCAGATAGATAAAGACCTGAAAATGCATCCTACTATTGATTGCTTCTGCAGCGGAACGACTTCAGTCACTTTGATCAAGCAG GGTGAGGACTTGGTGGTCGGAAACATTGGTGACTCGAGAGCTGTTCTTGCCACAAGAGACCTAGACAACGCTTTGGTCGCTGTGCAACTAACCATAGACTTAAAACCTGATCTCCCAA GTGAATCAGCAAGAATCCAGAAGTGTAAAGGCAGAGTCTTTGCGTTGCAAGATGAGCCTGAAGTAGCTCGTGTGTGGCTACCAAACAGCGACTCACCTGGTTTAGCAATGGCTCGAGCTTTTGGCGACTTCTGTCTTAAAGACTACGGTCTTATCTCAGTCCCGGACATTAACTACCGCCGCCTTACAGAGAGAGATCAGTTCATTATTCTTGCTAGCGACGGTGTATGGGATGTGTTGTCAAACAAAGAAGCTGTGGACATTATTGCTTCAGCTCCTAGTCGAAGCACAGCAGCTCGAGCTCTGGTGGACACAGCGGTTAGATCATGGAGAATCAAGTATCCAACTTCCAAGAACGATGACTGTACTGTAGTCTGCCTCTTTCTACAAGATTCATCAGTGTCCAATGTAGTAAAGGATTCACACAAAGAAGAAGAGTCCATAGAGAGTGTCAGTATCAGTAACaaggtggaagaggaggagggcGAGATTGTTCCGGTTAAAGAGGAAAGTATCCCTAAGAGTTGTCGGACTGAGTCGAAGATGATGACGACAATGACACTTGCTGAATGTATATCAGTTGCACAGGATGATGAAGAGTGGTCTGCTTTGGAAGGGTTGACGAGGGTTAATAGTTTATTGAGCATTCCAAGGTTCTTGTCTGGTGAGCTTAGATCAAGTAGTTGGAGAAAATGGTTGTGA